The genomic DNA GTGAATATTTCATTAACCGACAATCATGCAGACTCCGAGACATTACTGAGCTTTTTATGGATACAGGTATTGGTAAAGAAGCTTATTCCATTATAGGACAGGGGCGCATTGAAGAGATCTTGAGCACTCGTTCCGAGGACCGCCGGGGGATTTTTGAGGAAGCGTCAGGTATCGTGAAATACAAATCACGTAAAAAAGATGCAGTTCGCAAGTTGGATGACACGGAGCAAAATTTGCTTCGTATTCATGATTTGGTCAGTGAGCTGGAGGATCAGATCGGACCGCTCAAGGAGCAATCGGAAAAGGCGATCCACTATAAGGAGCTGCGGGGTGAGCTGAAATCAAAGGAAATTTCGATGTATGTCCATCAGATTGAACAGATTCATACCTCGTGGAGCGATGCGACTTCCAAGCTGGCTTTGTTGCAGCAGGAGCAGCTACAGCTGTCTACGGTGGTGTCCCGTCATGACGCGATGCTGGAGAGTGATCGCAACGAGCTACGTCAGCTGGAGGAGCAAGTGGAACGTCTGCAAAGTGATCTGTTGCAGTACAGTGAAGCTACGGAAAAGAGCGAAGGCTACGGCGAACTGTTGAAAGAGCGCACACGCAATCTGGAGGCAAATCGGGAGCAGCTCATTTTATCACTCAGCACGAGCGAATCACGTCATTCCGAGCGTAAAAGTGAGCTGGATCTACTAAACGAAAAACTATCTGCGTTGACCGTCGAGCTTGATGAGCTGCGTGAACGGCTATCTGACGAAGAGGCGAAGCTGATTGGTGTCACAGGTGGAATCAGTCAGGAGCAGGAGGAAAGCCTGAAGGGCGGACTGCTGGAGCTGATGAATCAGATGGCACAGGCACGTAACGAAATCCGTTATACCGACCAGCAGAAGGAAGCGTTAGAACGGCGGGTGACTCGTGTAAGTGACGAATCCGGTAAATGGGAAGCCCAGCAAGCTGAACTGGAACAGCGTAAAAAGGGTTTGGAAGCGGCTGTGCAGAAACTGGGTCAGGAAATCAGCAGTTTGCGTAGCGGATATATTCAGGGGAGCGAAAAATACCAGTCACTGCAAAAGCTGCTGGAAGAAAGTCAGGGCACTGTCCGCAAATGGGAGCAAAAACGAGAGGCCCAAATTTCACGGCGAGATACGATGAAGGAAATGCAGGATGACTTCGACGGCTTTATGCTGGGTGTTAAAGAAGTATTGAAAGCGGCCCGTAAAGAAACCCTACATGGTGTGCATGGGGCCGTAGCAGAGCTGATCCGTGTACCTGAGCATCTGGAGCAGGCGATGGAAACGGCTCTAGGTGCCTCGGTGCAGCATATCGTGATGGAAAATGAATCGGTGTCCAGACAGGCGATCAGCTTTTTGAAGCAACGTCAGCTGGGCAGAGCGACATTTTTGCCTATGGATGTTATCCGTCCGCGTCAAATTGGGGCGGGTGAACGCCAAATCGTGGAAGGGGCCGAGGGTTTTGTCGGAATCGGTGCGGATCTTGTTCAGTATGATGAACGGTATGCTGGCATTGTAGGCAGCCTTCTGGGAAATGTGGTTATTGCCCGTACGCTGGAAGATGCGAACCGTATTGCGGCTCGTTGTCAATATAGATATCGCGTCGTGACGCTGGAAGGCGATGTTGTCAATGCAGGTGGTTCCATGACAGGTGGTAGCCAATTCAAGAAAAATGCCAACCTGCTTGGACGTAAACGTCAGTTGGATCAGCTGGATCAGGATATTATCGATACGGAGCAACAAATTGCAAGGCTGCGTCAGAGCACGGTAGATATAAAACGTCAGTTGGAAGAGACACAGACCCGTTTGGACGAGCTGCGTCAGGGCGGCGATGTGAAGCGCGGCGAAGAGCAGCAGGCAGCAATGGAGCTCAAGCAATTGGAGCATGAGCTTCGTCATGTTCTGGAGCAGGTGGCTGCATCTGGCCAGGAGAAGAAGGGCTTTGATCAGGAGATCAAGGAGTTGGAAGCTTCCCGTGAAGAGGCGTTGCTGAAATTAGCTGCGTTGGAGGAAGAAGAGAAGAAAACCCACCAGGCTATCCATGCCGCTGAATTTGCCCGTAAGGCTAACGAATCTGCCAAAGAGCAGCTACAGGGAGAGCTTACGAATCTCAAGGTAAGAGAAGGAAAGCTGGATCAGGAGCGTTTTTCACTGGAAGAGCAACTGCGTAGATTACGGGGCGATTATGATACCCTTGGCAAGGATTCGAGACAGAACAAGACCTTACTTGCTTCCATCGAAGCTGATCTGCTGACCAATGAGCAGGAAAGCGTGAAGCAAATTGAAAATCTCAATCAATAT from Paenibacillus sp. FSL R10-2782 includes the following:
- the smc gene encoding chromosome segregation protein SMC → MFLKRIELAGFKSFADKTEMEFVRGITAVVGPNGSGKSNISDGIRWVLGEQSAKSLRGGKMEDIIFAGSDARKAVNYGEVSLTLDNEDQALPLDFGEVTVTRRVHRSGDSEYFINRQSCRLRDITELFMDTGIGKEAYSIIGQGRIEEILSTRSEDRRGIFEEASGIVKYKSRKKDAVRKLDDTEQNLLRIHDLVSELEDQIGPLKEQSEKAIHYKELRGELKSKEISMYVHQIEQIHTSWSDATSKLALLQQEQLQLSTVVSRHDAMLESDRNELRQLEEQVERLQSDLLQYSEATEKSEGYGELLKERTRNLEANREQLILSLSTSESRHSERKSELDLLNEKLSALTVELDELRERLSDEEAKLIGVTGGISQEQEESLKGGLLELMNQMAQARNEIRYTDQQKEALERRVTRVSDESGKWEAQQAELEQRKKGLEAAVQKLGQEISSLRSGYIQGSEKYQSLQKLLEESQGTVRKWEQKREAQISRRDTMKEMQDDFDGFMLGVKEVLKAARKETLHGVHGAVAELIRVPEHLEQAMETALGASVQHIVMENESVSRQAISFLKQRQLGRATFLPMDVIRPRQIGAGERQIVEGAEGFVGIGADLVQYDERYAGIVGSLLGNVVIARTLEDANRIAARCQYRYRVVTLEGDVVNAGGSMTGGSQFKKNANLLGRKRQLDQLDQDIIDTEQQIARLRQSTVDIKRQLEETQTRLDELRQGGDVKRGEEQQAAMELKQLEHELRHVLEQVAASGQEKKGFDQEIKELEASREEALLKLAALEEEEKKTHQAIHAAEFARKANESAKEQLQGELTNLKVREGKLDQERFSLEEQLRRLRGDYDTLGKDSRQNKTLLASIEADLLTNEQESVKQIENLNQYRLKKAEASQQLEFKRAARNSLSKKLEVAENETKEQRIQLKSVEEQLRQTEIGVNRLDVELENVLKKLSDDYELSYELAKQRYPIPEDIEGTQAEVQRLKRGISALGEVNLGAIEEYQRVHERYTFLDEQKSDLVEAKTTLYQVIREMDDEMSKRFKATFDAIRREFGTVFSKLFGGGRADLVLIDPERMLETGIDIVAQPPGKKLQNLQLLSGGERALTAMALLFAILHVKPVPFCVLDEVEAALDEANVVRFAQYLREFSEQTQFIVVTHRKGTMEEADVLYGVTMEEGGVSKLVSVKLDNDEAEIA